The Sorangiineae bacterium MSr11954 DNA segment GGTGTTCGCGGCTGAAAAATTGAGCTTCGTACGGCCGCCGGTGCCATAGGTGGTGTCGACCGCGCCCGCGGGGGTCACCCGGACCACGACGATCTCCTTGCCCGTATCCGTCGTGGTGGAATCGGGGAACCCCGATCCGCCCACGAGAATGCGCCCTTCGGAGTCCGTCGCCAGGGCCGCCGGGTTGGCGACGAGCGTGGTCGGCAGCTCGCCCTGGGTGGCGAAGGAAACATCGAGGGTGCCATCGGCGAGATAGCGGCGCAGCAAGGTGCCATTGCCCCATCCAATCGAGCCACCCGCTTTTCGGAGCGCGACATACGTAGCCCCATTCGGACCAGGCGCGGCGGCGTAGATACGATGCGTCGCGTCCGTGATCCCCGAGCCCGCGGCAAAACTCGAATCGATGCTCACGGCCGGCGCTTTGGGCCCCGGCTGGCCCGGGTCGGCGTCCGACTTGGACGCGTCGAGCAGGCCCGCATCTCCGGGATCGGGTCCAGGGGATGGGTTCCCCGAGTTCTCACTCGAGCAACCTGCGAGGGCACTCAGTGCGGTGAAGACGACGGGCGCAAATCGGATCGAGAGCGAAGAGGTCAATGTCATGGGCCACCCTTTCCAAGCCTTGGACGGGCCCCCTTCGAGCTCATTCGGCGTTGGCGTCATTTTCAGAATGAACGGCACGACAAGCGTTACGCCATGAACCACACGCACGCCGTGTCGATTCGCGCGATGCGCCCATCGTCGAGGTGGACTCGGCTCGCCCGTCGGCGTACGCCGTGGGCGGGTGCCTCGAAATGCACCCGTTGCGGCGGTGTGCTGCCTGATTCAATCCGGCTCGGACCACTCCCAGGGTGTGAAAAGCCACATCTCACCCGCCGCCATCCTGTTCGCGTCGATCGGTTGCCTCCTCGTCGTGGCGTGCTCCAGCGACGACAAGAGCGAGCCACCGGCCACCGCGACGGGTCTCACCTGTTCCAACGCCAATCAGTGCTATGTCGGACTGGACGCCGCGACGGTGAAAGGTCATGTCGTTTGCCTCACGCAGCTCAAGGACGGCTACTGCACCCACACCTGCACGAGCGACGCGGACTGCTGCGCCGTCCCTGGCGAGTGCAAGCACGGCAAAGAAGTCTGCGCCCCCGTGCAGTCCGCGGAAGGGAAGTACTGCGTGTTGAGCTGCGAGGCGAGCAACCTCCCCGCGGGCACCGAAGCCACCGCCTATTGCCAACAACACGCCAATCCAAACTTTACGTGTCGCTCCACCGGCGGCGGATCGGACAATCGCAAATTCTGCGGTCCGTGAGCCGAGGTTCGTCGTGATCGTTCGCGTGGGCAGCAGTCAATTGCACATCTTCTACGATTGATACCATGGCTGCGGTTCGCGAACGACATGGGAGCACGGCTCTTCTAGGATTCTGCGCCATTCCGACGCGTCCTGGAGGTCCCATGTTCCGTTCCTTTGCACTTCCCTTCGTCGTAGTCGCCACCATTTGTACGAGCTGCAGCTCCTCGAACCCCGAAGCTTCCTCGGTGCCCGATCCGGCATCGAGCGCCGAGTCCGCGCTCGATGCGCTCACACCCGCGCAGCGCGCGGGACAGCGCATCATTTATTCGTACCCCGGCTTTACGCCGCCCAAAGCATTGTTCGATCGCATCCGCGCGGGCGAAGCCGCCGGCGTGCATTTCTGGTCGGCCAATGTCGAGAGCCCGGAGCAGATTCGGGCGGTGATCGCAGAGCTCGTGAAGGCGCAAAAAGAGAGCCCGATCCATCTGCCGCTGCTCTTCATTACCGATCAAGAGGGCGGCGCCGTTCGGGGCTTGCCCGGCGAGCCCGTCATCTCGGCCAAGAAGATCGGTGAGTCACCGGACGCCGCGCGGCTCGCGTGGAAGGCGGGCCATGACGCGGCCGAGAATTTGGACGGTGTGGGCATGAATGTGAACTTGGCGCCGGTGCTCGATGTGTTTCGAGAGCCGGGCAATTTCATCGACAAGCCCGAGCGCTCGTACAGCCAAGATCCAAACGTGGTTCGCCTGCTCGCCTCGAGGTTCATCGTGGCGAACCAGCGCGTCGGGATCGCGTCGTCCGTCAAACATTTCCCCGGCCTGGGGTCGGCGCGTGTGGATCAAAATACCGATGAAGCGCCGGTGACCCTCGACGTGCCGCTCTCCACCCTGCGACGGGTGGACGAAGCGCCTTATACGGGCGCGATTGCGGCGGGCGTCAAATTGGTTATGCCATCGTGGGCGACGTATCCGAGCTTGGACCCGAATCGCCCGGCGGGGCTCTCGCCCCTGGTGATGCGCGACGAGCTGCGCGGGCGTCTCGGCTTCAAGGGCGTCACCATCAGCGAGACCATGATCGCCGGGGCTTTGAACCCGTTCGGCAATGTCGGGCAGCGCAGCGTGCTGGCGGCCAAGGCGGGGTTGGACCTCATTCTGTGCTCGTTCGGCGATGTGAGCCAGGGCGATGAAGCGCGCGAAGCGCTGGCGAACGCGCTGCAGAACGGGGAGCTCGACAAAGCCGACTTCAACACCGCCGTCCGGCGCATCACCGCGCTGCGCTACGGATTGAGTCGATAAGCGCCTCGCCAACGCCGACCCGTCGTTGCTTTCGGCGCGCGGCCAAAGATTTTCGGCGGGAGGACAACTCGCTCCCGCGCGCACAAAAAGAAAAAGGCACCACGTAGGGCCCGGGGGGGGAGAGCCGTCTACGTGATGCCGACCATCCTAATTAGCGAAGCTCATGCCAGTGGCCTGGCCGCGCGATCCTCGAGGAATTCCGATCGAGCCCGCTTTCAAACGTTGCAAGGTTGCGATCGTGCCTTTCACTCTCGAATCGCGAAGGGGTGCCGCGGCGCACGACGCCGCGGCGCGATCGCGGGTGGCGCGCAACGTCATTGTGTCGGTTCGGTGAAGCCAAAGGGGCGCTCCGGTCGCGCGCGGGGTTCGGGTGGCGGGAAACGCCGAAGCGCGGTGGTCGTCCAGGGGGAGTCGTCGACGGGGTTCTCTGCGCTCTTGAACTTCCACTCGACCCGGTCGGGCCCATTGGCGCGGAGGTGGAGCTCGATGGCTTGCGTGTCGACCAAATGGGTCCAGGCGCGCCCATCGAACCGATACACCATGGAGCGGCCAAGCATGGTTCCGCATGTGGTCGGTCCGAAGGAAACGCTGAACACGACCAGGGTGGGTCGCTCCTTGGTGGCGTTCCCCGCGATGCCCGTGATGAGCAGGCAACGGAGTCGGGGTACGGGTGCGCGCGCAAGGTCGATGGGCGGCAACGGCTCCCCGGCCATGGAGTGGATCACGACCGTGCGCGTGCGCGCGTTCCATTCGGAGTCAATGGGCCCATCCCCCGCATCGAACGTGTCGTTCCACTCCTCGGGCTCGACCTGGCTGCCCGCGTCGGCGGCCGCCGGTGCTCCGGGTCCCACGCGCGCGGACCCGGTGCCCGAATTCGGAGCGGCGCCAGCATCCGGCGCCATGGCGGCTTGGGGCTCTCGCGGGGTGCCGCGCGCTTGAACGGCGTCGCCCTGGCGAAGGACGACGCCGCGATCGACGCGTACCGTCATCTCGTTTGGATTGACGATTCGAACGACTACGCCCTTACCCACCGGATGCATTTTGCAATTGGGCGAGGTCGGGGCAGACATGGCGACGGCGGCGCACGTATCACGAAAGAACTCGACGGGATCCCCTTCGCGCGCCCCCGGCGGCGCCGGAAACCGAATGCGCGACTCGCCGTTTTCGACCTTGGTCACCACCTTGCCGCTCAGCGGCGCGGGCGAGCACGCGCTCACCAGAGATGCCAGAGGTGCCAGAAGCGCCGGAAGTGCCCGAAGAGCGAGACCAGAAAGGAAGCTGCTTCGACGTGCCGTCATATCCGCCCTTCGCAGACTACGTCGGCAACCCGTTGCGTCCAAGCTCCCGCAACGCGTCCACCAGCGCATCCACCTGGTCCACCGTGTTGTACAACGCCGGCGTCACGCGAACGCAGGCGCCATTGGCCACGCCTTCGCGCGCCACGGTGAAGATGCGGTGGCGGTCCATGAGCCACTTGGCGATGGCCTTGTTGTCCGCCGGCGCGACCTTTCCCGTCATTCGAAAGGACGTGATCGCCCCATAAGCCCCGGGCTCGTTGGGGGTGAGCACCTCGAACGGCCCGACCTCCGGCGCGCGGAGCGCCCAGCGATCGCGCAAATAGCGAAGCCGCGCATCCTTGTTGCGCGCGCCGATGGTGAGATGAAAATCGAGCGCGGTGGGGATCGTGTTGAGGACGGCGACGTTCCACGTGCCCATGTGAATGCGGGATCGGATGTCGGTCGGCGGAAATTCGTCGTCTGCGTAGTCGATGTCGATGTCGTCGAGGCGCTCTTTTCGGATGTACATGAAGCCTGCACCGAGCGGCGCGCCCAGCCATTTGTGAAGGTTGAAGCCCGCGAAGTCGCACCCGAGATCCGGCACGCCCCAATCGAGGTGGGCCCACGAGTGCGCCGCGTCGACGACGACGTCCACCCCGCGGGCGCGCGCCATGGCCACGATATCCTTCGTGGGAGGGACCAACCCCGTGCGGTTGGACATGTGGGTCACCAGCAAGAGCTTCGTTTGCGGGTGCTTGGCGAGCGCACGTTCGTAGGCGTCGAGGACCGCTTGCCGGGTGGCCGGTTCCGGCAGGTCGAACTTCGCGACCACGGCGCCCCGGCGGCTCTGCAGCCAATTCATGACTTGCTGGATATCCGGATAATCCAGATCGGCATAAAGCACCGTATCGCCGGCTTTTATGTTCTTGTAATTGCCAATCAGATGCTGAAGCGCCTCGGTCGCGTTGCGCGTGAACGCGATCTCCTCGGGCGAGACCCGGAGCAACCTCGCGACCCGCTCGCGCACGGCCTCGTAATCGGCCTCCAGGTGCGTGCGCATGTAATGCGAGTTGCTCGCGTTGAGCGCTTCGATCCGGCGCGTGTATTCACGAAGAATGGGCCGGGCCATGAGGCCGAAGTAACCCGCCTCCAGGTTCACGAAGTCGGGGTCGACCGAGTATTGGCGGGCTACCTTCCGCCAATAATTTTCGTTCGACGCGAGCCCTCGCGGATCCGACTTTTCCGGTGGAGCGATGAGCTCGCTCTCTTGGGACTCCATCGCCTCACCCCCCGTCTTCGCGGAAACGTTTCCGCACGCCATTGCCCCCATCGTCGCACCCAGTCCAATCAAAGCACTTCGACGGTCGATATCCATGACGAGACTATGAACGCCGCACAGGCCCCGGCAAGCGCTTTCCATGCACGCAACGCGTAAACCATCGCCGGGCGCCAATCGCCCCTGCGATGGCACCCGCGCGTGGCCTATCACGTCACGCCGCGCCGCTCGAAACGTCTTCGTGCACGGCGTGGACGACCCGTGGGGTCGCGCGAACATGACCGCCGCGCTCCCCGTCCTCCAGCGGTGAAAAGAGCGTTTCCACATCTTCGGCCGTGAGCCCCGGTGTTTGCTGGGGCTTGTCGCCGAGGAGCATGGTGGAGACGCGCTGCTTGTTTTGCTGCATGAGCATCACGCGCTCTTCGACGCTGCCGGCCACCGCCAGGTTGTAGACGAACACCGGGCGCTGTTGGCCGATGCGGTAGGCG contains these protein-coding regions:
- a CDS encoding aminotransferase class V-fold PLP-dependent enzyme; amino-acid sequence: MESQESELIAPPEKSDPRGLASNENYWRKVARQYSVDPDFVNLEAGYFGLMARPILREYTRRIEALNASNSHYMRTHLEADYEAVRERVARLLRVSPEEIAFTRNATEALQHLIGNYKNIKAGDTVLYADLDYPDIQQVMNWLQSRRGAVVAKFDLPEPATRQAVLDAYERALAKHPQTKLLLVTHMSNRTGLVPPTKDIVAMARARGVDVVVDAAHSWAHLDWGVPDLGCDFAGFNLHKWLGAPLGAGFMYIRKERLDDIDIDYADDEFPPTDIRSRIHMGTWNVAVLNTIPTALDFHLTIGARNKDARLRYLRDRWALRAPEVGPFEVLTPNEPGAYGAITSFRMTGKVAPADNKAIAKWLMDRHRIFTVAREGVANGACVRVTPALYNTVDQVDALVDALRELGRNGLPT